CAGGACCTGGGTGACGACGATCAGCCACAGGGGCACGAAATCGGCGAACAGCGCCACCACCAGGGCGAGCACGGTGACTAGGCTGAGGGCGTCGGAGACGATGGCGGTCCGGCGGCCCCCGATGCGGTCGACGATCACCCCGCCGAACAGGGTCCCCAGCACCGAGGCGATGCCGGTGGCGAACGCGACCCCGCCGGCGTTCAGGGCGCTGCCGATGCGGCTCAGGACCAGCCAGGGATCACGAAGGCGACCACCTGGTTGGCGAAGGTCGAGGCGGACTGGGAGGACATGGTCAGCAGCAGCCGCCTGGCCGACCACAGGCTGGCGGTCACAGCCACGGGGCCAGCCGCTCGCCGATCCTGTCCGCCAGCAGCTGGTGGCCGGCGCCGTTGGGGTGCAGCCCGTCGTGGAGCAGGGCGGCGTGGTCGCCGGCCAGCACCTCGTCGAAGCAGTCGACCAGGGCGACTCCTCCCTCGGCGGCGACCCGGCGGACGGCCTGGTTGAAGGCGGCGATGCGGTCGTTGGCGTGGCTCTCGGCGCCGTCCGGCTCCAGGGCGGCGGCTGCATCCTGGCCTCGTCGCAGGGCAGCAGCCCGACCAGCAGGACCCGGTCGGTGTGGCGCCGGGCCATGGCCACCAGCTCGGCCAGGGTGGCCGCGAACCGCTCGGGGTCGTGGGCGGCCCGGCCGGTCCGGAGGTCGAAGCTGGTCTCGTTGACCCCGACGGCGACGACGACGATGGTCTGGTCGCCGAGCCGGCGCGGGCCAGCTCGGGTTCCAGCCGGGCCAGCAGCCCCTCGGCGGTGTCGCCGGAGACGCCCAGGTTGAACACGGCATGGGCCGGGAAGGTGGTGGCGGCCAGGTGCACCCGCGTTCAGGCCGTGCCGAGCAGGTCAACGACAGTTCACCCGTGTTGAACGCTTACGCCATGGCGACCGCCATTCCCACCATCTCGAGGAGGTCCACGATAGCCACC
This sequence is a window from Actinomycetota bacterium. Protein-coding genes within it:
- a CDS encoding GDSL-type esterase/lipase family protein, with the protein product MPCSTWASPATPPRGCWPGWNPSWPAPARRPDHRRRRRRGQRDQLRPPDRPGRPRPRAVRGHPGRAGGHGPAPHRPGPAGRAAALRRGQDAAAALEPDGAESHANDRIAAFNQAVRRVAAEGGVALVDCFDEVLAGDHAALLHDGLHPNGAGHQLLADRIGERLAPWL